A part of Paraburkholderia azotifigens genomic DNA contains:
- a CDS encoding LLM class flavin-dependent oxidoreductase, with amino-acid sequence MSRSIHLNLFIHGRGHHEAGWRHPGATRKALTDVSYFADLARRAEAGRFDSIFFADSLELGDGARYVASGALEPLTTLAALARETSHIGLIATASTTYTEPFNLARQFASLDHISGGRVGWNIVTSWVGGAAPNFGYDRTPEHSERYARADEFVEVVKALWDSWADDAIIDDVTSGRFLNRGRVRRIDWKGRFYSVAGPLNLPRSPQGRPVLVQAGSSATGKAFAARHAEAVFTAHLTKASAADFYAELKQATIAAGRRADEVVILPGLSAAIGSTDAEGQALLEELNGLTDIDVGLSRLSNRFGGHDFSTLPLDQPLSRDDFPDPSTVQAAQSRAVVITDLVARERPTLRTLLRQLAGARGHFALAGSPERIADVIEDWTESRAADGFNIMPPVLPAQLDIFVDHVIPVLQKRGIFRREYAADTLRGHYGLTRPVNPHFHS; translated from the coding sequence ATGTCCCGTTCCATTCACCTCAATCTGTTCATACACGGCCGCGGTCATCATGAAGCAGGCTGGCGACATCCCGGCGCGACTCGCAAAGCGTTGACCGACGTCAGCTATTTTGCCGATCTCGCCAGGCGCGCAGAGGCCGGCCGTTTCGATTCGATCTTCTTTGCCGACTCGCTCGAACTCGGCGACGGCGCGCGTTACGTCGCGAGCGGCGCGCTCGAACCGCTCACGACGCTCGCTGCATTGGCACGCGAAACGTCGCATATCGGGCTCATTGCCACTGCATCGACAACCTATACGGAGCCGTTCAATCTCGCCCGCCAGTTCGCGTCGCTCGATCATATTTCGGGCGGACGCGTCGGCTGGAACATCGTGACTTCGTGGGTCGGCGGCGCTGCACCGAACTTCGGCTACGACCGCACGCCCGAACATAGCGAGCGCTATGCCCGGGCAGACGAATTCGTCGAAGTGGTGAAAGCGCTGTGGGACAGTTGGGCCGACGACGCGATCATCGACGACGTCACGAGCGGCCGCTTCCTGAATCGCGGTCGTGTACGACGGATCGACTGGAAGGGACGCTTCTATAGCGTAGCGGGACCGCTCAATCTGCCGCGCTCGCCGCAAGGTCGGCCCGTGCTCGTGCAGGCCGGTTCGTCTGCGACGGGCAAAGCATTTGCCGCGCGTCATGCGGAAGCCGTCTTCACCGCTCATCTGACGAAGGCATCCGCGGCCGATTTCTACGCCGAACTGAAACAGGCAACCATCGCGGCAGGAAGACGCGCGGATGAAGTCGTGATCCTGCCGGGCCTCAGTGCCGCCATCGGTTCGACCGATGCCGAAGGACAAGCACTGCTGGAAGAACTGAACGGACTCACCGATATCGACGTCGGCTTGAGCCGCCTGTCGAACCGCTTTGGCGGACATGATTTCAGCACGCTCCCGCTCGATCAGCCGCTCTCGCGCGACGACTTTCCCGATCCGTCGACAGTCCAGGCCGCGCAGAGCCGCGCCGTCGTCATCACCGATCTGGTCGCGCGCGAACGTCCGACGCTGCGCACACTGCTTCGACAGCTCGCAGGCGCGCGCGGTCACTTCGCACTGGCAGGTTCGCCCGAGCGTATCGCCGACGTGATCGAAGACTGGACCGAAAGCCGTGCAGCCGATGGCTTCAACATCATGCCGCCTGTTTTACCCGCGCAACTGGACATCTTCGTTGATCACGTCATTCCAGTTCTTCAGAAGCGCGGCATTTTCCGGCGCGAGTACGCAGCCGATACGCTGCGCGGCCACTACGGCCTCACACGTCCCGTGAATCCGCATTTCCACTCCTGA
- a CDS encoding aliphatic sulfonate ABC transporter substrate-binding protein produces the protein MLPFRRPSWRAFLACLVCFGFQSLAYADASWPAAINIGIQKGDPLVALRASGELEKVFSAHGVAVRWKEFVYGAPLVEAINTGDVDVGAVGSTPPILAQAGAAPGVVYVAFAPKLQKSYGIIVPARSTIQRVEDLRGRKIAFAKGSQGHLFVLKALADAGVPVTSVQFVYLNYSDARAAFERGFIDAWAVPDPRYADTELSTGARTILTIGQLSVAQYGFYIGSRDFARRYPAALRLLFDVLDKQTASELAHPAQTAEFLAQSTGVRLDVWSRALPRLEWGVHYPLTDEVVKAQQDAADLAYRERVIPRRVEVRDAIVDIR, from the coding sequence ATGCTGCCGTTCCGCCGTCCATCGTGGCGCGCCTTTCTCGCTTGCCTCGTCTGCTTCGGCTTTCAGTCGTTGGCCTATGCAGACGCAAGCTGGCCTGCCGCCATCAACATCGGTATCCAGAAGGGCGACCCGCTCGTGGCATTGCGCGCATCGGGCGAACTCGAGAAAGTCTTTTCCGCACATGGCGTCGCCGTCAGATGGAAGGAGTTCGTCTATGGCGCGCCGCTCGTCGAAGCGATCAACACAGGCGATGTGGATGTCGGCGCCGTCGGTTCGACGCCGCCCATTCTCGCGCAGGCGGGTGCCGCGCCGGGCGTGGTCTACGTTGCGTTTGCCCCTAAGTTGCAGAAGAGCTATGGCATCATCGTGCCGGCCAGATCGACGATACAGCGCGTGGAAGATCTCAGAGGCAGGAAGATCGCTTTCGCAAAAGGATCGCAAGGGCATCTGTTCGTTCTCAAGGCGCTAGCCGACGCCGGCGTGCCCGTCACGTCGGTTCAATTCGTCTACTTGAATTACAGCGATGCGCGCGCCGCATTCGAACGCGGCTTCATCGACGCGTGGGCCGTGCCCGATCCGCGCTATGCCGATACCGAGCTCTCGACAGGCGCGCGCACGATTCTCACCATCGGTCAGTTGTCGGTTGCGCAATATGGCTTCTACATCGGTTCGCGCGATTTCGCACGGCGTTACCCTGCGGCACTGCGTCTGCTATTCGACGTACTCGATAAACAGACCGCGAGCGAACTCGCGCACCCGGCACAAACAGCGGAGTTCCTCGCGCAGAGTACAGGCGTCCGGCTGGACGTCTGGTCGCGAGCGCTGCCTAGACTCGAATGGGGTGTCCACTACCCGCTCACGGATGAAGTCGTGAAAGCACAGCAGGACGCCGCGGATCTGGCCTACCGGGAACGCGTCATACCGCGACGTGTCGAGGTGCGCGATGCGATCGTCGATATCCGCTAG
- a CDS encoding alkaline phosphatase family protein has translation MSRLIRWVGAGALAGSMIVPLATAQADDGQGRGHDNGDNAIRHVLLISVDGLHEQDVARCIGANSCPNIALLAKSGVTYTNAYTPGLSDSFPGLAALVTGGSPKSAGLFYDVSYDRTLYAPSDTDCTGTQGWNVVFDETTGIDAQGGGALIHLDGGGNFNPDAIPRAKHDGKCTPVYPHDYIRTNTVFEVVKEHVRDSRTAWADKHAWGYDWLNGPSGRGVDDLSRTEINSINPATGNDYTDVYTNTEIFDNLHVASIINEIDGKDSTGTRNAPVPTLFGTNFQTLSVAQKAPVAKDGGYVDTSFTPGKQVAAAIGYVDDAIGKMVAELKTRNLASSTMVIVTAKHGQSPTDHSKLVKNGDTLTALLESKNYLDPNGNFGQNGNAKALNDGTGRVGTGMVQTDDVGLIWLRDQSQLPQVVATLKANLSCTTMGICADGPQAYILSGARLASLFGDPSNGRTPDIIVQPNPGVIYTSSTKKDEEHGGNAPDDGHLGLIVSFPDGRHHGKTVEGRVTTTQVAPTILRALGVDPDELHSVKAEGTRALPGLHTDD, from the coding sequence ATGAGTCGACTGATCAGATGGGTTGGAGCCGGTGCGTTGGCGGGTTCGATGATCGTGCCGCTAGCGACCGCGCAAGCGGATGACGGACAAGGGCGAGGGCACGACAACGGAGACAACGCGATCAGACATGTGCTGCTGATCAGTGTCGATGGCCTGCATGAGCAGGATGTGGCGCGCTGCATCGGCGCGAACAGCTGCCCGAATATCGCGTTGCTGGCGAAGTCCGGCGTCACGTACACGAACGCCTACACGCCGGGCTTGTCGGATTCGTTCCCCGGCCTCGCCGCGCTCGTCACGGGCGGATCGCCGAAATCCGCAGGGCTTTTCTATGACGTGTCCTACGACCGCACGCTATACGCGCCGTCCGACACGGATTGCACGGGTACGCAAGGCTGGAACGTCGTGTTCGACGAAACGACGGGCATCGATGCACAAGGCGGCGGCGCCCTGATCCATCTCGACGGCGGCGGCAATTTCAATCCCGACGCCATTCCGCGCGCAAAACATGACGGCAAATGCACGCCCGTCTATCCGCACGATTACATCAGGACGAATACGGTATTCGAGGTCGTGAAGGAGCACGTTCGCGACTCGCGCACTGCATGGGCCGACAAGCACGCTTGGGGTTACGACTGGCTGAATGGACCGTCGGGACGCGGCGTCGACGATCTGTCGCGCACCGAGATCAATTCGATCAATCCGGCGACGGGCAACGACTATACCGACGTCTATACGAATACCGAAATCTTCGACAACCTCCACGTCGCGTCGATCATCAATGAGATCGATGGAAAAGATTCGACGGGAACGCGCAACGCGCCCGTGCCGACGTTGTTCGGCACGAACTTCCAGACGCTGAGCGTTGCGCAAAAAGCCCCTGTCGCAAAGGATGGCGGCTACGTCGATACGAGCTTCACGCCCGGCAAGCAGGTGGCGGCAGCGATCGGATATGTGGACGATGCGATCGGCAAGATGGTCGCGGAGTTGAAGACGCGTAATCTCGCCAGTTCGACGATGGTGATCGTCACGGCCAAGCACGGACAGTCACCTACGGACCACTCGAAGCTCGTCAAGAACGGCGATACGCTCACGGCGCTGCTCGAATCGAAGAACTACCTCGATCCGAACGGCAATTTCGGCCAGAACGGCAACGCCAAAGCACTGAACGATGGCACGGGACGTGTCGGCACGGGCATGGTACAGACCGACGACGTAGGTCTGATCTGGCTGCGTGACCAGTCGCAGCTCCCGCAAGTCGTCGCGACGCTGAAGGCGAATCTGAGTTGCACCACGATGGGCATCTGCGCGGACGGTCCACAAGCGTACATCCTGTCGGGCGCGCGGCTCGCATCGCTGTTCGGCGATCCGTCGAACGGCCGTACGCCGGACATCATCGTGCAGCCGAATCCCGGCGTCATCTACACGTCGAGCACGAAGAAGGATGAGGAGCACGGCGGCAATGCGCCCGACGACGGCCACCTCGGGCTGATCGTTTCGTTTCCGGATGGCCGCCATCACGGCAAGACGGTCGAAGGCCGCGTGACCACGACTCAGGTCGCACCGACCATTCTGCGTGCGTTGGGCGTCGACCCTGACGAACTGCATTCGGTGAAAGCAGAGGGCACTCGCGCGCTGCCCGGACTTCACACGGACGACTGA
- a CDS encoding phosphatase PAP2 family protein, translating into MLNFDTTIETYLTHIHLGPVPNLVMRALTDMYTFRGLVLIPILWWIWFQPGERRDWQREMVIATVVSGFLALFVGRVLADFLPFRMRPIYDPNLHLHFANSSGGDARLSTWSSFPSDHAMLWMAVATGIFIVRRMAGILVIAYTALFICFPRAYLGFHHPTDLLAGAAIGIAITFLMTRTPIRTRYATPCLRWMERYPGPASVFAFLLCFELVTQFDELRRLASAASKAL; encoded by the coding sequence ATGCTTAACTTCGATACAACTATAGAAACATATCTAACGCACATCCATCTCGGCCCAGTGCCGAACCTCGTCATGAGAGCCCTCACGGACATGTATACGTTCCGGGGACTCGTGCTTATCCCTATCTTATGGTGGATCTGGTTTCAACCGGGTGAACGCCGCGACTGGCAGCGCGAAATGGTGATCGCAACCGTCGTGAGCGGGTTCCTGGCGCTTTTTGTTGGGAGAGTATTGGCGGACTTCCTGCCGTTCCGGATGCGTCCCATCTACGATCCCAACTTACATCTGCACTTCGCGAACAGTTCTGGAGGCGATGCACGGCTGTCGACCTGGAGTTCATTCCCGAGCGATCACGCGATGCTGTGGATGGCCGTCGCCACAGGAATTTTCATTGTCCGGCGCATGGCAGGCATCCTGGTCATTGCCTATACGGCACTCTTCATCTGCTTTCCTCGCGCTTACCTTGGCTTTCACCACCCGACCGATCTGCTTGCGGGCGCGGCAATCGGGATTGCCATCACGTTTCTCATGACGCGTACGCCGATCAGAACGCGTTATGCCACACCGTGCTTGCGCTGGATGGAGCGTTATCCCGGACCGGCTTCCGTCTTTGCGTTTCTACTGTGCTTCGAACTCGTTACCCAGTTCGATGAACTCCGCAGGCTTGCTAGTGCCGCGTCGAAAGCGCTTTGA
- a CDS encoding 2-oxoglutarate dehydrogenase E1 component, with protein MMMRNRKTSFLFGGNAPYVEEQYETYLADPATVSDDWRGYFDALQGTPALDGSNAGDVPHGPVVSRFVELARQPRTDGRPEHDVLGFARKQVAVQALISAYRMVGTRNARLDPLRWTAPLPMAELNPAYHDLTAADMNTKFSMSGAWFSEQDETLGDLLQALKETYCGTLGAEFMHLADPGQRDWWSMRLESSRAKAKLDKGDRLHILERLTAAEGLEKYLHARYVGQKRFSLEGGESLIVLLDELIAYGATHGVKSSILGMAHRGRLNVLVNIVGKPPAALFDEFEGKTANLLPAGDVKYHKGFTGLLPTATGPAEVTLAFNPSHLEVVNPVVQGIARARADVLGLGAGAVLPVEIHGDAAISGQGIVMETMNLSSTRGYGTGGTIHVVVNNQVGFTTSDPRDVRSSFYCTDIAKMIEAPVLHVNGDDPEAVVAATRLAIDFRATFGKSVVLDLVCFRRHGHQEQDTPTITQPLMYRSIASHPGVRALYAKKLVDEKILTSEDVAKYLHDYRERLDAAQSVEARKSAAQKKEEANWPQQLDGNVSRIYAPPLLDLVQTLALRITGVPEQYALHPLVGKVMAARREMAEGKRPLDWGMAEHMAFASLLSAGIDVRLSGQDSERGTFSHRHAVLHDQNRSNRAEGTYVPLHHVSDDQGKFSVTNSVLSEAAVLGFEYGYSVVRQNSLVLWEAQFGDFANGAQVVIDNFLSAGAAKWGQRSGVTMLLPHGQEGEGPEHASARLERYLQLCAEDNMRVCQPTTPAQMFHLLRMQAVLRDRVPLIVMTPKSLLRHPEAVNSLEELATGRFSEILVESLATEAAARIDKVILCSGKVYYELLERRRKAGKDNIALIRVEQLYPFPAKQISAQLERYPNLKRVVWCQEESKNQGAWRFVMEPLLDIVKAPATLRYVGPDAAASTAPGYNSMHIARQEKFLHAAIDE; from the coding sequence ATGATGATGCGGAACCGGAAAACCTCCTTCCTGTTTGGAGGCAATGCTCCTTATGTCGAGGAGCAATACGAAACCTATCTTGCAGACCCGGCCACGGTGTCGGACGACTGGCGCGGCTATTTCGACGCGTTGCAGGGCACGCCGGCGCTGGATGGATCGAATGCAGGCGACGTCCCGCACGGGCCCGTTGTGTCGCGTTTCGTCGAGCTGGCGAGGCAGCCGCGAACGGATGGGCGCCCGGAGCACGACGTCCTGGGCTTCGCGCGCAAGCAGGTCGCCGTGCAGGCATTGATTTCGGCGTATCGAATGGTCGGTACGCGCAACGCCCGCCTGGATCCGCTGCGCTGGACCGCGCCGTTGCCCATGGCCGAACTGAACCCGGCTTACCACGATCTGACCGCGGCAGACATGAACACGAAGTTCAGCATGTCGGGCGCCTGGTTCTCGGAGCAGGATGAAACGCTCGGCGATCTGCTGCAGGCGCTAAAGGAAACCTATTGCGGGACGCTTGGCGCGGAGTTCATGCATCTGGCCGATCCCGGGCAGCGCGACTGGTGGTCGATGCGTCTCGAGTCTTCGCGTGCCAAAGCGAAGCTGGATAAAGGCGACAGGCTTCACATTCTCGAACGGCTGACTGCGGCCGAGGGCCTCGAAAAGTACCTGCATGCGCGCTACGTTGGACAGAAGCGCTTTTCGCTCGAAGGCGGCGAGTCGTTGATCGTGCTGCTGGATGAACTGATCGCTTACGGCGCAACACACGGTGTGAAGAGTTCGATTCTCGGCATGGCGCATCGCGGCCGTCTGAACGTGCTCGTGAATATCGTCGGTAAGCCGCCGGCTGCCTTGTTCGACGAGTTCGAAGGCAAGACCGCGAATCTGCTGCCGGCGGGCGACGTGAAGTATCACAAGGGCTTTACGGGCTTGCTGCCGACCGCGACGGGGCCCGCGGAAGTGACGCTCGCGTTCAACCCGTCGCATCTCGAAGTCGTCAACCCGGTCGTTCAAGGCATCGCTCGCGCGCGTGCCGATGTGTTGGGGCTGGGCGCGGGCGCGGTGCTGCCCGTAGAGATTCACGGGGACGCCGCGATTTCGGGGCAGGGCATCGTCATGGAAACGATGAACCTGTCCAGCACGAGAGGCTACGGAACGGGCGGCACGATCCATGTGGTCGTGAACAATCAGGTTGGCTTCACGACTTCCGACCCGCGAGACGTGCGCTCGTCGTTCTATTGCACCGATATCGCCAAGATGATCGAGGCCCCCGTTCTTCACGTAAACGGCGACGACCCCGAAGCCGTGGTTGCGGCAACACGTCTGGCAATCGACTTTCGCGCGACATTCGGCAAGAGCGTGGTGCTCGATCTCGTCTGCTTCCGACGTCATGGGCACCAGGAACAGGACACGCCGACCATCACGCAGCCGTTGATGTACCGCTCGATTGCGAGCCACCCCGGCGTCCGTGCGCTTTACGCGAAGAAGCTGGTGGACGAGAAGATCCTCACATCGGAAGACGTGGCGAAGTACCTGCACGACTACCGCGAACGTCTCGACGCCGCGCAGTCCGTCGAAGCGAGGAAATCCGCCGCTCAGAAGAAGGAAGAGGCGAACTGGCCGCAACAGCTCGACGGAAACGTCAGCCGTATCTATGCACCGCCGCTGCTGGATCTCGTGCAAACGCTCGCGCTCAGGATCACGGGCGTTCCGGAGCAGTACGCGCTGCATCCCCTTGTCGGCAAAGTGATGGCTGCGCGCCGCGAGATGGCCGAAGGCAAGCGTCCGCTGGACTGGGGCATGGCGGAACATATGGCGTTTGCGTCGCTGCTGTCGGCGGGCATCGATGTGCGTTTGAGCGGACAGGATAGCGAACGCGGCACGTTCAGCCATCGCCATGCGGTACTGCACGATCAGAACCGGTCGAATCGGGCCGAGGGAACGTATGTGCCGCTGCATCATGTGTCCGATGACCAGGGGAAATTTTCGGTCACCAATTCGGTGTTGTCGGAGGCTGCGGTGCTGGGCTTCGAGTACGGATACTCAGTCGTCCGGCAGAATTCACTCGTGCTGTGGGAAGCGCAATTCGGCGATTTTGCAAATGGCGCGCAGGTCGTCATCGACAACTTTCTGTCGGCAGGTGCGGCAAAGTGGGGGCAACGCAGCGGCGTAACGATGCTGCTTCCGCACGGGCAGGAAGGAGAGGGTCCGGAGCACGCGTCGGCGCGTCTCGAGCGCTATCTGCAACTGTGCGCGGAGGACAACATGCGGGTCTGTCAGCCGACGACACCGGCGCAGATGTTCCACCTGCTGCGGATGCAGGCCGTGTTGCGCGATCGCGTGCCGCTCATTGTGATGACGCCAAAGTCGCTTCTGCGTCACCCGGAAGCGGTCAACAGTCTCGAAGAGCTGGCAACGGGCCGATTCAGCGAAATACTCGTCGAATCACTGGCGACTGAAGCGGCGGCCAGAATCGACAAGGTCATTCTGTGCTCGGGGAAGGTCTACTACGAACTGCTCGAGCGCCGGCGTAAGGCAGGCAAGGACAACATCGCGTTGATCCGCGTCGAGCAGCTGTATCCGTTTCCCGCAAAGCAGATCAGTGCGCAGCTCGAGCGCTATCCGAATCTGAAGCGCGTCGTGTGGTGTCAGGAAGAGTCGAAGAACCAGGGAGCATGGCGTTTCGTCATGGAGCCGTTGCTCGACATCGTGAAAGCGCCTGCCACGCTGCGCTATGTCGGACCTGATGCAGCGGCATCGACCGCACCGGGCTACAATTCGATGCACATTGCGCGTCAGGAGAAGTTCCTGCACGCGGCGATCGACGAGTGA
- a CDS encoding ArsR/SmtB family transcription factor, with translation MIDFDSAIKALAHPFRRKVLEWLADPEKYFSEPEYTAFRSVSAGMLHTRSGLSQSTVSGHLSQLEKAGLIDARKVGQWTFFSRNETALREFADRCYADVARLDKHP, from the coding sequence ATGATTGACTTCGATTCAGCCATCAAGGCTCTGGCTCATCCATTCCGCCGAAAGGTGCTGGAGTGGCTGGCCGATCCGGAAAAGTACTTTAGCGAGCCTGAGTACACTGCCTTTCGGTCCGTCTCCGCGGGCATGCTGCACACGCGAAGCGGATTGTCGCAATCCACGGTGTCGGGCCATCTTTCGCAGCTTGAAAAGGCCGGTCTCATCGATGCGCGGAAGGTCGGCCAATGGACGTTCTTTTCGCGTAACGAAACCGCGCTCCGCGAGTTTGCCGACCGCTGCTATGCCGACGTGGCCAGGCTCGACAAGCATCCTTAG